Proteins from a genomic interval of Helicobacteraceae bacterium:
- the trmA gene encoding tRNA (uridine(54)-C5)-methyltransferase TrmA — protein sequence MNCEWFGECGGCALALEYDEQLSRKKDGFLELFSDLNLPKIEVFPSKKSHFRNRGEFRVWHERGGGIALSMYKKGGGGAISVARCAAMNERFSDNMQAIADCIGENPALFERLFELDFLASSDGGEMIIALIYHKPIDEKWSEAAKALSDRFGVSVIGRSKGKKLTIGNDFITEQITIKNQSWNYKQAEGNFSQPNGYINREMIGFIDSVTSNNDDGFELYCGNGNFTLPLSQKLHRALAIEINRELLDAAKENAKNNKRDNIFFARMSAEEFANAINKTRSFNRLKEIDLNSFDFHTALVDPPRLGLDRVSLNLIAGMERIVYISCNPQTLRRDLRELTKTRRIVSAALFDQFPYTPHIETCVILEKE from the coding sequence ATGAATTGCGAATGGTTTGGCGAATGCGGCGGGTGCGCGTTGGCGCTTGAATACGACGAGCAGTTATCGCGTAAAAAAGACGGGTTTTTGGAGTTGTTTAGCGATCTTAATTTGCCAAAAATCGAGGTTTTTCCAAGTAAAAAAAGCCATTTTAGAAATCGCGGCGAGTTTCGCGTATGGCACGAAAGGGGCGGCGGGATCGCGCTTAGCATGTATAAAAAAGGCGGCGGCGGCGCGATTAGCGTCGCTCGTTGCGCGGCGATGAACGAGCGCTTTAGCGATAATATGCAAGCGATCGCGGATTGCATAGGCGAAAATCCCGCGCTTTTCGAGCGGCTTTTCGAGCTTGATTTTCTCGCTTCAAGCGACGGCGGGGAGATGATTATCGCGCTTATATACCATAAACCGATCGACGAAAAATGGAGCGAAGCGGCAAAGGCGCTTAGCGATCGTTTCGGCGTTAGCGTAATAGGGCGCAGCAAGGGCAAGAAATTAACGATCGGCAACGATTTTATCACCGAACAAATAACGATAAAAAACCAAAGCTGGAATTATAAACAAGCGGAGGGAAACTTCAGCCAGCCAAACGGATATATAAACCGCGAAATGATCGGTTTTATCGATAGCGTAACGTCAAATAACGACGACGGTTTCGAGCTATATTGCGGTAACGGCAATTTTACGCTTCCATTATCGCAAAAATTACATAGAGCGCTCGCTATAGAGATCAATCGCGAACTGTTAGACGCGGCGAAAGAAAACGCGAAAAACAATAAACGAGACAATATCTTTTTCGCGCGTATGAGCGCCGAAGAGTTTGCCAACGCGATCAACAAAACGCGATCGTTTAATCGCCTAAAAGAGATTGATCTTAACTCCTTTGATTTTCACACCGCGCTAGTAGATCCGCCGCGTTTAGGACTCGATCGCGTTTCGCTAAATCTGATAGCGGGTATGGAGCGGATAGTTTATATCTCTTGCAATCCGCAAACCTTGCGCCGCGATCTGCGGGAATTAACCAAAACGCGCCGCATCGTTTCCGCCGCGCTTTTTGACCAATTTCCATATACGCCGCATATCGAAACCTGCGTTATATTAGAAAAGGAGTAA
- a CDS encoding flagellar motor protein MotB, translating into MTKKKSGDCPICPPRWIVQFGDMMSLLLVFFILLLSMSTIDAKKVNEALGSLTGALSVLEGGTQSEISKERMQLATPIVPQSETDETVNRVTVMISEFNEIIRRQGGEETIQIQEAIDGFMIQLPASLLFRSGRAEIVNADALLLLKRIAILSDSMPKDLEIVVRGHTDSLEIDDNAQFRDAWSLSTARSVAVVKELMNDGVKPERLSAAGFANFQPIATNSTEQGRARNRRVEIHFLGQNKTSETKTPKSVLDLPRQ; encoded by the coding sequence ATGACGAAGAAAAAAAGCGGCGATTGCCCGATATGTCCGCCGCGCTGGATCGTTCAATTTGGCGATATGATGTCGCTTTTGCTGGTGTTTTTTATCCTGCTTCTTTCCATGAGCACGATCGACGCCAAAAAAGTAAACGAGGCGTTAGGCTCTCTTACCGGCGCGCTAAGCGTGCTAGAGGGCGGGACGCAAAGCGAAATTTCCAAAGAGAGAATGCAACTTGCCACGCCGATCGTGCCGCAGAGCGAAACCGACGAAACGGTCAATCGCGTTACCGTGATGATCAGCGAGTTTAACGAAATCATCAGGCGGCAGGGCGGCGAAGAGACGATTCAGATTCAAGAGGCGATAGACGGGTTTATGATACAGCTGCCCGCGAGCCTACTGTTTCGATCGGGGAGAGCCGAGATCGTCAACGCCGACGCGCTTTTGTTGCTAAAGCGAATCGCGATCCTCTCGGATAGCATGCCCAAAGATTTAGAGATTGTCGTGCGCGGACATACCGATAGTCTTGAAATTGACGACAACGCCCAATTTCGCGACGCTTGGTCGCTCTCTACGGCGCGATCGGTCGCGGTCGTCAAGGAGCTGATGAACGACGGCGTGAAACCCGAACGCCTAAGCGCGGCGGGTTTCGCCAACTTTCAGCCAATCGCCACGAACTCGACGGAGCAGGGCAGAGCGAGAAACCGCCGCGTGGAGATTCACTTTCTAGGGCAGAATAAAACGAGCGAAACTAAAACGCCCAAAAGCGTGTTGGATTTGCCGCGTCAATGA
- the fliP gene encoding flagellar type III secretion system pore protein FliP (The bacterial flagellar biogenesis protein FliP forms a type III secretion system (T3SS)-type pore required for flagellar assembly.) produces MRTLALFAAFAIAAFAAPELLQLPTVDLRINAPENPTQLVQTLNIIIILTLLVLAPSLVMMTTSFTRLLIVFSFLRQAMGTQQTPPNQILISMALILTFFIMEPAMRQAWSEGVVPYMNEEIGYVEAFDRSIAPFEDFMLRNTREKDLALFLRIRGEDNIQSEADITLPVLLPAFMISELKTAFEIGFLLYLPFLVIDMVVSSVLMAMGMMMLPPVMISLPFKIILFIMVDGWNLIVGSVVQSFR; encoded by the coding sequence ATGAGGACGCTCGCTCTTTTTGCCGCGTTTGCGATCGCCGCTTTCGCCGCGCCCGAACTCTTGCAACTGCCTACCGTCGATCTGCGCATAAACGCGCCCGAAAACCCTACGCAGCTTGTTCAGACGCTGAATATCATCATTATTTTAACGCTCCTTGTGCTTGCGCCAAGCCTCGTGATGATGACGACGAGTTTCACGCGGCTTTTGATTGTTTTTAGCTTTTTGCGCCAAGCGATGGGAACGCAACAAACGCCGCCCAATCAAATTCTAATTTCGATGGCGCTAATCCTCACCTTTTTTATTATGGAACCCGCTATGCGTCAGGCGTGGAGCGAGGGAGTAGTCCCCTATATGAACGAGGAGATCGGCTACGTCGAAGCGTTTGATCGCTCGATCGCGCCGTTCGAGGATTTTATGCTACGCAACACGCGCGAAAAGGACTTGGCGCTCTTCTTGCGCATTCGCGGCGAGGACAATATCCAAAGCGAAGCGGATATTACTCTGCCCGTTTTGCTCCCCGCGTTTATGATCAGCGAACTAAAAACGGCGTTTGAGATCGGATTTTTGCTCTATCTGCCGTTTTTGGTGATCGATATGGTGGTAAGCTCCGTATTGATGGCTATGGGTATGATGATGTTGCCGCCGGTTATGATCAGTCTGCCGTTTAAGATTATACTTTTTATTATGGTGGACGGCTGGAATCTAATCGTGGGAAGCGTGGTGCAGAGTTTTAGATGA